A region from the Ichthyobacterium seriolicida genome encodes:
- the mutS gene encoding DNA mismatch repair protein MutS: MQTKKVTPLMRQYSSIKAKHPDAMLLFRVGDFYETFGADAVECSRILGIVLTSRSNGSASEVELAGFPHHSLDNYLPKLVKAGKRVAVCDQLEDPKMAKTIVKRGVTELVTPGVTFNDQVLQSKTNNFLASVFFDKDKIGISLLDISTGEFLISEGNADYIDKILKNFNPSEVLFIKAKESFFKENFGDKYYHFALEDWVYQFEYAHEKLLDHFNVASLKGFGIDKLNSGIIASGAILHYLSETQHNRLKHITSIKRIKQDKYMWVDSSTIKNLELVNPINRDGHTLLEIIDKTISPMGARLMNRWIMLPLKDIAEIKKRQYIVSFFVQNQSEIDRFSCEIKLIGDVERLVSKISTEKISPREAVQLKRSAVAIMAIKEMSSKIENEIIKHISLRFTDCSLLIDKITSTLNDDAPVNTTKGGAIKSGISKELDELRYIAFSGKEYLREMTEREIKATGISSLKISFNNVFGYYIEVRNTHKDKVPEDWIRKQTLVSSERYITKELKEYEEKILNAESEIIRLEQSIFSELINFLSDYIDHFQNNAKLISLLDCCISMAKVSLDNDYVLPEIDDSLVLDIKQGRHPVIEKQLPLEQKYVANDLYLDNTDQQIIMITGPNMSGKSAILRQTALIVLLAQIGCYVPAKSARIGIVDKLFTRVGASDNISSGESTFMVEMNESANILNNISQRSLILLDEIGRGTSTYDGISIAWAISEYLHDHKDRPKTLFATHYHELNKMTEKFERIKNYTVSIKELEDRVLFMRKLIPGGSQHSFGIHVAKMAGMPSSVIDIANDILEQLERSRSKDDIKISRDSSAKEPAIAALNRSNKQLDAIKGELQDIDINALTPIESMLKLIEIRKKVLEN, from the coding sequence ATGCAGACTAAAAAAGTTACTCCTTTAATGAGGCAGTACTCTAGTATAAAGGCCAAGCATCCCGATGCTATGCTCTTGTTTAGAGTAGGAGATTTTTATGAAACTTTTGGAGCTGATGCTGTAGAGTGCTCTCGCATATTGGGCATAGTCCTTACTAGCAGATCGAATGGCTCTGCCTCTGAAGTAGAATTAGCTGGTTTTCCTCATCACTCTCTGGATAATTATTTGCCAAAATTGGTAAAAGCGGGCAAAAGGGTTGCTGTATGTGATCAATTGGAGGATCCTAAAATGGCTAAAACCATAGTAAAAAGAGGAGTCACCGAATTGGTAACCCCAGGTGTTACATTTAACGATCAAGTATTACAGAGCAAGACTAATAATTTTTTGGCTTCTGTTTTTTTTGATAAGGATAAAATAGGAATATCGCTTTTAGATATTTCTACTGGAGAATTTTTAATATCCGAGGGAAATGCCGATTATATAGATAAGATCCTTAAAAACTTTAATCCCAGTGAAGTACTTTTCATCAAGGCTAAGGAATCTTTTTTCAAGGAAAATTTTGGAGACAAATACTATCATTTTGCTCTTGAAGATTGGGTTTATCAATTTGAATATGCTCATGAAAAACTATTAGATCATTTTAATGTAGCTTCCTTAAAAGGATTTGGGATAGATAAACTCAACTCAGGTATAATAGCCTCTGGAGCTATATTGCATTATCTCTCCGAAACGCAACACAATAGATTAAAACATATCACATCTATAAAGCGCATAAAGCAAGACAAATACATGTGGGTCGATAGTTCTACTATAAAAAATTTAGAATTAGTCAATCCTATCAATAGAGATGGTCATACACTGTTGGAAATTATAGATAAAACTATATCTCCCATGGGCGCTAGGCTCATGAATAGATGGATTATGTTGCCTTTGAAAGACATAGCTGAGATAAAAAAGAGACAATATATAGTCAGTTTTTTTGTTCAAAATCAATCAGAGATAGACAGATTTAGTTGTGAAATAAAACTAATAGGCGATGTAGAACGTTTAGTGTCAAAGATATCTACTGAGAAGATTTCTCCTAGAGAAGCAGTTCAATTAAAAAGATCTGCTGTGGCCATTATGGCTATAAAAGAGATGTCTTCTAAAATTGAAAATGAGATTATAAAACACATAAGTCTTCGATTCACTGATTGTTCTTTGTTGATAGATAAGATAACATCGACTTTGAACGATGATGCTCCAGTAAATACAACTAAGGGGGGAGCTATAAAATCAGGGATTTCAAAGGAGTTAGACGAATTGAGATATATAGCTTTTTCTGGAAAAGAGTATTTGAGAGAGATGACCGAAAGGGAGATTAAAGCAACTGGCATATCTTCTTTAAAGATTTCTTTTAACAATGTATTCGGCTATTATATAGAGGTTAGAAATACTCATAAAGACAAGGTTCCTGAAGATTGGATAAGAAAGCAAACTCTAGTTAGTTCAGAGAGATATATCACCAAAGAGTTGAAAGAATATGAAGAAAAAATATTAAATGCTGAAAGTGAAATCATTCGTTTAGAACAGAGTATTTTCAGTGAATTGATAAACTTTTTGAGCGATTATATAGATCATTTTCAGAATAATGCAAAATTGATATCCCTCTTAGACTGTTGTATTTCAATGGCAAAGGTCAGTTTGGATAATGATTATGTGCTTCCAGAGATAGATGACAGTCTTGTATTAGATATAAAGCAGGGGAGGCATCCAGTCATAGAAAAGCAACTTCCATTGGAACAAAAATACGTCGCTAACGATCTCTATTTAGACAATACCGATCAACAGATAATTATGATTACAGGTCCTAATATGTCTGGTAAATCTGCTATTTTAAGACAGACGGCATTGATAGTTTTATTAGCTCAAATAGGTTGTTATGTGCCGGCTAAAAGTGCTAGAATAGGAATAGTAGATAAGTTGTTTACTAGGGTAGGGGCCTCCGATAATATATCATCTGGCGAATCTACTTTTATGGTAGAGATGAATGAAAGTGCCAATATCTTAAATAATATTTCCCAGAGAAGTCTTATTCTTTTAGATGAGATAGGTAGGGGAACTAGTACTTATGATGGTATATCTATAGCCTGGGCCATATCTGAGTATTTACACGATCATAAAGACAGGCCTAAAACCTTATTTGCCACTCATTATCACGAGCTAAATAAGATGACCGAAAAGTTCGAACGCATAAAAAACTATACTGTTTCTATAAAGGAATTAGAAGATAGAGTGTTGTTTATGAGGAAATTAATACCAGGAGGAAGTCAACACAGTTTTGGAATACATGTAGCCAAAATGGCTGGAATGCCTAGTTCTGTCATAGATATAGCTAATGATATATTAGAACAGTTAGAAAGATCTAGATCTAAAGATGATATCAAAATAAGTAGAGACAGTAGTGCTAAAGAGCCTGCTATTGCTGCTCTTAATCGTAGTAATAAGCAATTAGATGCTATTAAAGGTGAATTGCAAGATATTGATATAAATGCACTAACCCCAATAGAATCTATGTTGAAATTGATAGAAATAAGAAAAAAAGTATTAGAGAATTAA
- a CDS encoding lysylphosphatidylglycerol synthase transmembrane domain-containing protein, which yields MTILNGDKSTIDIIKYLLSISIGFFMFYLVFSDVNFSDMISELKKANLLIVLSSFIMGYLAYISRAKRWCYLSKHMGYDISLMTSTNAISITYITNLILPRAGEIFRCTYINYTDGVPVNKTLGTIFLERTIDLIMIVILAVISLIFKYDLIYHFISKTEFNPEKYYYIIPYSIVIITVISSVLFSFRKLILQTSFFLKIKTFISGIKEGFNVILHLDQKWSFVFHTVFIWLMYYLMTFLMFFSIPSTSHLGMGDGLFILLVGSLGMIIPVPGGIGSFHYIVTIALYSLKIEYNTGLLFATITHSTHTLLAIISGTFAIITLLVSKKKQSDSTI from the coding sequence ATGACAATTCTCAATGGAGATAAAAGTACAATAGATATAATAAAGTATTTATTATCTATATCTATAGGCTTTTTCATGTTTTATTTGGTGTTCTCAGATGTGAATTTTTCAGATATGATCTCTGAACTCAAAAAGGCCAATTTGTTAATTGTATTATCATCTTTTATAATGGGTTATTTAGCCTATATAAGTAGGGCTAAGCGCTGGTGTTATCTATCAAAACATATGGGATATGACATTTCACTCATGACAAGCACCAATGCTATATCTATTACTTATATCACAAACTTAATCCTGCCAAGAGCAGGTGAAATATTCAGATGTACATATATAAATTATACCGATGGCGTCCCAGTAAATAAAACCCTAGGAACAATATTTTTAGAACGAACCATAGATTTGATAATGATAGTAATCCTAGCGGTTATATCATTGATATTTAAATATGATCTGATATATCACTTTATTTCCAAAACTGAATTTAATCCTGAAAAGTATTACTACATAATCCCCTACTCTATCGTTATAATTACTGTAATATCATCTGTATTATTCTCTTTTAGAAAATTGATATTACAAACATCTTTTTTCCTAAAAATAAAAACGTTTATCTCTGGAATAAAAGAAGGCTTTAATGTTATTCTACACTTAGACCAAAAATGGTCATTTGTATTTCATACCGTTTTCATATGGTTGATGTATTATTTAATGACCTTTTTGATGTTTTTTTCTATTCCTAGCACATCTCACCTAGGTATGGGAGATGGTCTATTTATATTATTAGTGGGATCATTGGGAATGATAATTCCAGTTCCAGGAGGCATAGGATCATTTCATTATATAGTTACCATAGCCTTATATTCATTAAAAATAGAATATAACACTGGCCTATTATTTGCAACTATAACACACTCTACACATACTCTGTTAGCAATAATATCTGGAACTTTTGCAATAATTACATTGCTTGTTTCAAAGAAAAAACAAAGTGACTCTACTATATAA
- a CDS encoding DUF1599 domain-containing protein: MHKTSEEYDLVIRRSRDIFSAKMLDYCSTWRTLSLPSLTDQIFIKIRRIKTIQNKGEQKIDDSIYSEFIAMLNYCVMALINLEKGVVESPDMNLEETMEKYDNHILMTKELMLDKNHDYDDAWRSMRVSSITDLIFQKVLRIKNIEDNDGKTTISENVDSNYQDIINYSVFAMIRLGYPV, encoded by the coding sequence ATGCATAAAACATCAGAGGAATACGATTTGGTTATCAGACGTTCTAGGGATATCTTCTCGGCAAAGATGTTAGATTACTGTAGTACTTGGCGTACTTTGAGTCTTCCTTCATTAACAGACCAAATTTTTATAAAGATACGACGTATAAAGACTATTCAAAATAAGGGGGAGCAAAAAATAGATGATAGCATCTATTCAGAGTTTATAGCTATGTTAAATTATTGTGTGATGGCTTTAATAAATTTAGAAAAAGGTGTGGTAGAATCTCCAGATATGAATTTGGAAGAGACAATGGAGAAATACGACAATCACATTTTAATGACAAAGGAGTTAATGTTAGATAAAAATCACGATTATGACGATGCTTGGAGATCCATGCGTGTCAGCTCTATTACAGATTTGATATTTCAAAAAGTTCTGAGGATAAAGAATATAGAAGATAACGATGGAAAAACTACAATCTCAGAAAATGTAGATTCTAATTATCAAGACATTATAAATTATTCTGTTTTTGCAATGATACGACTAGGATATCCAGTATAG
- the gldE gene encoding gliding motility-associated protein GldE gives MDYTNLSFITADQFYILLSFLITMILLTCSAFISGTEVAFFSLSRNDLEGNKEMETVKQLLKKPEELLSIILIANNFFNIAIIMTSTYICQKLFSNITNSVAVFFIEVISVTFLILLFGEVIPKVYANKNAVNFSMFMAKYVKVMIKILSPISKVLLKSSDLIENRIKIKNKSVHNSDFSRALALTSKEESSKEEQKILRDIISFGEKEAKQIMKHRLDIFALSIKMKYSEITELLLDEGYSRIPVYGNDLDDIKGVLYVKDLLPYIDEKEDFKWDFLIRPAFFTTKNKKIYQLLLDFKEKKNHLAIVVDEYGGTNGIITLEDIIEEIVGDISDEFDDDEIKYCKIDKDNYIFDAKTSLIDFYKILGIDNNSKMEESKGDAKTLGGFILEISGSIPEKNQTVNFENFIFKIENLDEKRIKSIKVSIIT, from the coding sequence TTGGATTACACTAATTTATCTTTCATAACTGCAGATCAATTTTATATACTGCTATCATTTTTGATAACAATGATATTGTTGACTTGTTCTGCATTTATATCTGGAACAGAAGTAGCTTTTTTTTCATTATCTCGTAATGATTTAGAAGGAAATAAAGAGATGGAAACTGTAAAACAGTTATTAAAAAAACCAGAAGAATTACTATCTATAATATTAATTGCGAATAATTTTTTCAACATAGCTATTATAATGACATCTACATATATATGTCAAAAATTATTTAGCAATATAACCAATTCAGTTGCAGTATTTTTTATAGAGGTAATATCAGTAACATTTTTAATACTATTATTTGGAGAGGTAATTCCTAAAGTTTATGCTAACAAAAACGCTGTTAACTTTTCAATGTTCATGGCCAAATACGTCAAGGTTATGATAAAAATACTCTCTCCTATCAGTAAGGTACTACTAAAATCATCCGACCTAATAGAAAACAGAATTAAGATTAAAAATAAATCTGTTCATAACAGTGATTTTTCTAGAGCATTAGCACTCACATCCAAAGAGGAATCTTCCAAAGAAGAACAAAAAATTTTGAGAGATATAATTTCCTTTGGAGAGAAAGAGGCTAAACAAATTATGAAACATCGATTGGATATATTCGCCCTGTCCATAAAGATGAAATATTCAGAGATCACAGAGCTTCTATTAGATGAAGGGTACTCACGAATACCCGTATATGGCAACGATTTGGACGATATAAAGGGTGTGCTTTACGTAAAAGATCTATTGCCATACATAGATGAAAAGGAAGATTTTAAGTGGGATTTTTTAATTAGACCTGCATTTTTTACAACGAAAAATAAAAAGATATATCAATTATTATTAGACTTTAAAGAGAAAAAAAATCACTTGGCAATAGTAGTAGATGAATACGGCGGCACAAATGGAATAATAACTCTAGAGGATATCATAGAAGAAATAGTGGGCGATATAAGTGATGAATTTGACGATGATGAAATAAAATACTGTAAAATAGATAAGGACAACTATATCTTCGATGCCAAGACCTCTCTTATAGATTTTTATAAAATTTTAGGTATAGATAATAACTCTAAAATGGAAGAGTCAAAAGGAGATGCAAAAACATTAGGAGGTTTTATACTAGAAATATCTGGGAGCATCCCTGAAAAAAATCAAACAGTGAACTTCGAAAATTTCATATTTAAGATAGAAAATCTAGATGAGAAAAGGATAAAAAGCATAAAGGTCAGTATTATAACATGA
- the gldD gene encoding gliding motility lipoprotein GldD, translated as MKNYIIVIISIFALLSCEEEFVTPKKSGWPRLTYDKATYKMYSNPIIPYSFNLSNQSVLITKDNNCIDIYYPNMEATIYMTYKSLKNNTEVVLKEIEKLTYHHIVKASGIKDNPFEDRKNNKYGTLYEVRGEVASPIQFLLTDSVSNILNGSLYFYSKPNEDSIAPAVEYIKKDIKEIMESLKWKK; from the coding sequence ATGAAAAACTACATTATTGTTATCATATCAATATTTGCACTATTGTCTTGTGAAGAAGAATTTGTCACCCCTAAAAAAAGTGGATGGCCTAGACTTACATATGACAAAGCAACCTACAAAATGTATAGTAATCCTATTATTCCTTATTCCTTTAATTTATCTAACCAAAGTGTTTTAATTACAAAAGATAATAACTGTATAGATATTTACTATCCAAATATGGAAGCTACTATTTATATGACCTATAAAAGCTTAAAAAACAATACTGAAGTAGTGCTAAAGGAAATTGAAAAACTGACGTATCACCATATAGTAAAGGCATCAGGCATTAAGGACAATCCTTTTGAAGACAGAAAAAATAACAAATACGGCACACTCTATGAAGTAAGAGGAGAGGTAGCCTCTCCAATACAATTCTTGTTGACCGACAGCGTTTCGAATATATTGAATGGTTCTCTATATTTCTACAGTAAACCAAATGAAGATTCCATAGCCCCAGCAGTTGAGTACATAAAAAAAGATATAAAAGAAATAATGGAATCGCTCAAGTGGAAAAAATAA
- a CDS encoding DUF4837 family protein, with product MKYFIILTLLSLISCFDDNSKKDIFLPESVGSTGELVIVIDDDLWNFSIGKTLRKILAKNKKGLPQNEPIFRILKTSENNDIFSKHKNILFVGNTSNEKVVYEKHIDLYAKPQIVQKLNGNDIESLMELIEKNAENIVYNYMDHDIKYLQKNIDESKLYLVPELNRKNIDIKIPNSYFRADSTDNFFWYRKETRKSTFSIMLYIIPITDKVNFQYVNPVYLRDSVTKKNVKSDIVGAYMQIDKAYIPYVDTVDINHKTAVEMRGVWEMKQDFMGGPFVNYLIKDIKNNRVICLDGFIYSPSTPKKNMMLELEAILKTVEIK from the coding sequence ATGAAATACTTTATAATATTAACTCTACTGAGTTTAATTAGTTGTTTTGATGATAATTCTAAAAAAGATATATTCCTACCTGAATCGGTAGGCTCTACTGGAGAATTAGTCATAGTGATAGACGATGATCTGTGGAATTTTTCCATTGGAAAAACACTGAGAAAAATATTAGCAAAAAATAAAAAGGGATTACCTCAAAATGAGCCTATATTTAGAATATTAAAAACATCTGAAAATAATGATATATTCAGTAAACACAAAAACATTTTATTTGTAGGTAATACATCTAATGAAAAAGTCGTTTATGAAAAACATATAGACTTATATGCCAAACCTCAAATTGTTCAAAAATTAAATGGAAATGATATAGAGAGTTTAATGGAACTAATAGAAAAAAACGCAGAGAATATTGTATATAATTACATGGATCACGACATAAAATATCTACAAAAAAATATCGACGAGTCTAAACTATATCTAGTTCCTGAACTAAATAGAAAAAATATAGATATCAAAATCCCTAATTCTTATTTTAGAGCAGATAGCACAGATAATTTTTTTTGGTATAGAAAAGAGACAAGAAAATCTACTTTTAGTATCATGTTGTATATAATCCCTATAACCGACAAAGTTAATTTTCAATATGTGAACCCTGTATATCTAAGAGATAGCGTCACAAAAAAAAATGTGAAGAGTGATATAGTTGGAGCCTATATGCAAATAGATAAAGCCTATATTCCCTACGTAGATACTGTAGATATAAACCACAAAACCGCTGTGGAGATGAGAGGAGTCTGGGAAATGAAACAAGATTTTATGGGAGGTCCATTTGTAAATTATCTCATAAAAGACATAAAAAATAACAGAGTGATATGTCTAGATGGATTTATATATTCTCCTTCTACTCCTAAAAAAAATATGATGTTAGAATTAGAAGCCATTCTAAAAACAGTAGAAATAAAATAA
- a CDS encoding MFS transporter, with protein sequence MNYNKRSIKGWIFYDCANSVYSLVIATTIFPIYYNDYITKDIESIYFLGFNFMPKTLYIYSLSLSFLIVVIISPILSGIADYIGNKKIFMKFFCYLGAISCSSMYFLDNNTIWPSIILSMLANIGFWGSIVFYNAFLSELVPMRYRDIVSAKGYSMGYLGSSMLLMFNLAMIMKPEWFGIKNATTATQISFLTVGIWWIGLAQFSFMSITEKKIKRKQNHNFLFTNGYRELIKIYKEIKKYDTLKRYLLAFLFFNTSVQTVILLASLYGSDELGLDTANLIGIILLIQFIAMAGSYVFAIVSRKIGNIKTLQLLIVIWTVVCVSVSVLDKNHPDITLHFFAIASCIGLAMGGIQSLSRSTYSKLVPINTKDNAVYFSFYDVTEKISIIIGTFSYGFILSITQSMRLSAVILCVFFVIGFIINLRIKEKL encoded by the coding sequence AACAAAAGATCCATAAAGGGATGGATATTTTACGACTGTGCTAACTCTGTGTACTCTTTGGTAATAGCAACTACGATATTTCCAATATATTACAATGATTATATCACAAAAGATATAGAATCAATATACTTTTTGGGGTTTAACTTTATGCCTAAAACTCTTTATATATACTCATTATCGCTATCTTTTCTCATAGTGGTAATAATATCTCCAATATTATCTGGCATAGCAGATTATATAGGAAATAAAAAAATATTTATGAAATTTTTCTGTTACCTAGGAGCCATTTCTTGTTCGTCTATGTATTTCTTAGATAATAACACTATATGGCCTAGTATTATTTTGAGTATGCTTGCTAATATAGGTTTTTGGGGAAGCATAGTCTTTTACAATGCCTTTTTATCTGAATTAGTCCCTATGAGATATAGAGACATAGTAAGTGCTAAAGGATATTCTATGGGATATCTAGGATCATCTATGTTGCTTATGTTCAACCTAGCCATGATAATGAAACCTGAATGGTTCGGCATTAAAAACGCAACTACTGCAACTCAAATTTCCTTTTTGACAGTAGGGATATGGTGGATAGGACTTGCTCAATTTTCATTTATGAGTATAACTGAAAAGAAAATAAAGAGAAAACAAAATCATAATTTTCTATTTACAAACGGTTATAGAGAACTGATAAAAATATATAAAGAGATTAAAAAATACGATACCTTAAAAAGATATTTATTAGCTTTTTTGTTTTTTAACACTAGTGTACAGACTGTTATTCTATTGGCGAGTCTTTACGGCAGCGATGAATTAGGACTAGACACAGCAAACTTAATAGGTATAATTTTATTGATACAGTTTATAGCTATGGCAGGATCATATGTTTTTGCTATAGTATCCAGAAAAATAGGAAATATCAAAACCTTACAGCTCTTAATAGTAATTTGGACTGTAGTATGTGTAAGTGTATCAGTACTAGATAAAAATCATCCTGATATAACATTACATTTCTTTGCAATAGCATCTTGTATAGGCTTGGCCATGGGAGGAATACAGTCTCTATCTCGTTCCACATATTCAAAACTAGTGCCTATAAATACAAAAGATAATGCTGTTTATTTTAGTTTTTATGATGTTACCGAAAAAATATCTATTATAATTGGAACCTTCAGCTACGGATTTATACTGAGTATTACACAATCTATGAGATTATCAGCTGTCATTTTATGTGTATTCTTTGTAATAGGATTCATCATAAACTTGAGGATAAAAGAAAAATTATAA
- a CDS encoding 5-formyltetrahydrofolate cyclo-ligase, with product MYSKSDIRNIFKEKRKGLSTLELINLSRCISDKVFDLPVHSKEVFHIFLSILSKREVLTDEIIQRLRDKTIVVPKINLKDSSLSNYILESSTKIENNSYGIPEPTNAVSISEKDIDVVFVPLLSFDKYGNRVGYGKGFYDRFLIKCREDVIKIGLSFFPPVEKLSCDNHDVSLDYCVTPYEIYKF from the coding sequence ATGTATAGTAAGTCAGATATAAGAAATATTTTCAAAGAAAAACGCAAAGGTCTATCTACTTTAGAATTGATAAATTTAAGTCGATGTATCAGCGATAAAGTATTTGATTTGCCTGTACATTCTAAGGAGGTTTTTCATATTTTTTTGTCCATTTTGTCTAAAAGAGAAGTGTTGACAGATGAAATTATACAGAGATTAAGAGATAAGACAATAGTCGTTCCTAAGATTAATCTTAAAGACTCCTCTCTTAGTAATTATATACTTGAGTCGAGTACTAAAATTGAAAATAATTCCTACGGAATACCCGAGCCTACAAATGCAGTATCAATATCCGAAAAAGATATAGATGTGGTATTTGTTCCTCTGTTATCTTTTGATAAGTACGGTAATAGAGTCGGTTATGGAAAGGGGTTCTACGACAGATTTTTAATAAAATGCAGAGAGGATGTGATAAAAATAGGATTATCATTTTTCCCTCCTGTAGAAAAATTGTCATGTGATAATCATGATGTGTCTTTAGATTATTGTGTTACTCCGTATGAGATTTACAAATTCTAA